One part of the Ralstonia pickettii genome encodes these proteins:
- the phaC gene encoding class I poly(R)-hydroxyalkanoic acid synthase, with the protein MASRQSTSSKASSAHTQAPWQGLSDPTQWAEQFKQWQAFAGGFAQPGAAAPGLGQFNGAAMGEGAAPFALIPHERLAEIQQKYLEEWLQIWRHMSTGESAEAVAPSDRRFSNDAWRKSPLYGYAAAFYVLNARTLMEMADAVQADAKTRERVRFAVSQWTAAMSPSNFLATNPEAQKQLIESRGESLRTGILNMLQDMERGKISQTDETAFEIGRNVANSEGAVVFENDYFQLIQYKPLTAKVHARPLLLVPPCINKYYILDLQPANSLVRYAVEQGNTVFLVSWRNPDASMASRTWDDYIEGGAIEAIRVAREISAQDQINVLGFCVGGTILSTALAVLAERGEHPAASLTLLTTLLDFTDTGILDVFVDQAQVEMREKTIGSNAPTGPGLLRGVELANTFSFLRPNDLVWNYVVENYLKGKTPAPFDLLYWNGDSTNLPGPWYCWYLRHTYLQNDLKTPGKLKVNGTPVDLGKIDAPVYIYGSREDHIVPWKSAYGSVPLLKGKRRFVLGASGHIAGVINPPAANKRSHWINAKLPESADAWFEGAKEHPGSWWPDWSTWLASHAGAQKAAPKGYGNADYPAIEPAPGRYVKQKA; encoded by the coding sequence ATGGCATCGCGTCAATCGACATCATCCAAAGCATCTAGCGCCCACACTCAAGCTCCCTGGCAGGGCTTGTCGGACCCTACGCAGTGGGCTGAGCAATTCAAGCAATGGCAAGCCTTTGCGGGCGGCTTCGCGCAACCCGGCGCCGCGGCGCCTGGTCTTGGCCAGTTCAACGGCGCAGCGATGGGCGAGGGCGCGGCTCCGTTCGCACTGATTCCGCACGAGCGGCTGGCCGAAATCCAGCAGAAGTATCTTGAAGAGTGGCTCCAGATCTGGCGTCACATGAGCACCGGCGAAAGCGCCGAGGCCGTGGCGCCGTCGGATCGCCGTTTCTCGAACGATGCGTGGCGCAAGAGCCCGCTCTACGGCTACGCGGCTGCGTTCTACGTGCTCAACGCCCGCACGTTGATGGAAATGGCTGACGCCGTGCAGGCAGATGCCAAGACCCGCGAGCGCGTGCGTTTTGCCGTGTCGCAATGGACGGCCGCCATGTCGCCGTCCAACTTCCTGGCGACCAACCCTGAAGCACAGAAGCAGTTGATTGAGTCGCGTGGCGAATCCCTGCGCACCGGTATCCTGAACATGCTGCAGGACATGGAGCGCGGAAAGATCTCGCAGACCGACGAGACCGCGTTCGAGATCGGCCGCAACGTCGCCAACAGCGAAGGCGCGGTCGTTTTCGAGAACGACTACTTCCAGCTCATCCAGTACAAGCCGCTGACAGCCAAGGTGCATGCGCGCCCGCTGCTGCTGGTGCCGCCTTGCATCAACAAGTACTACATCCTCGATCTGCAGCCGGCCAATTCGCTCGTGCGCTATGCGGTGGAGCAAGGCAATACCGTGTTCCTGGTGTCGTGGCGCAATCCAGACGCGAGCATGGCGTCCCGCACGTGGGACGACTACATCGAAGGCGGCGCGATCGAGGCCATTCGTGTCGCGCGCGAGATCTCAGCGCAGGACCAGATCAATGTGCTGGGCTTTTGCGTGGGCGGAACGATCCTGTCGACTGCGCTGGCGGTGCTGGCTGAACGCGGCGAGCATCCTGCGGCAAGCCTGACCCTGCTGACGACGCTGCTGGACTTTACTGACACCGGCATTCTCGACGTGTTTGTCGACCAGGCCCAGGTGGAAATGCGTGAAAAGACCATCGGCAGCAATGCGCCGACCGGCCCGGGCCTGCTGCGTGGCGTGGAGCTGGCAAACACGTTCTCGTTCCTGCGGCCGAACGATCTGGTCTGGAACTACGTTGTCGAGAACTATCTGAAGGGCAAGACGCCGGCGCCGTTCGATCTGCTGTACTGGAACGGCGACTCCACCAACCTGCCGGGCCCGTGGTACTGCTGGTATCTGCGCCATACGTATCTGCAGAACGACCTCAAGACGCCGGGCAAGCTGAAGGTGAATGGCACGCCGGTGGACCTCGGCAAGATTGATGCGCCGGTCTACATCTACGGCTCGCGTGAAGACCACATCGTGCCGTGGAAGTCGGCCTATGGCTCGGTGCCGCTGCTCAAGGGCAAGCGGCGTTTCGTCCTGGGCGCTTCGGGACATATCGCAGGCGTCATCAACCCGCCTGCGGCCAACAAGCGTTCGCACTGGATCAATGCCAAGCTGCCCGAGTCCGCCGATGCGTGGTTCGAGGGTGCGAAGGAGCATCCGGGCAGCTGGTGGCCGGATTGGTCAACTTGGCTGGCGTCACACGCCGGTGCGCAGAAAGCTGCACCCAAGGGTTACGGCAATGCGGACTACCCAGCCATCGAGCCGGCGCCTGGCCGCTACGTCAAACAGAAAGCGTAA
- a CDS encoding acetyl-CoA C-acetyltransferase, with amino-acid sequence MTDVVIVSAVRTAVGKFGGSLAKIAAPELGAAVIREALARAKVAPDQVSEVIMGQVLTAGSGQNPARQAVIKAGLPNMVPGLTINKVCGSGLKAVMLAANAIIAGDAEIVVAGGQENMSAAPHVLPGSRDGFRMGDAKLIDSMIVDGLWDVYNQYHMGITAENVAKEYGITREAQDEFAVASQNKAEAAQKSGRFNDEIVPILIPQRKGDPIAFAQDEFVRHGATLESMAGLKPAFDKAGTVTAANASGLNDGAAAVVVMSAAKAKELGLTPLATIRAYASAGLDPKVMGMGPVPASKRCLSRAGWSVGDLDLMEINEAFAAQALAVHQQMGWDTSKINVNGGAIAIGHPIGASGCRILVTLLHEMQKRDAKKGLASLCIGGGMGVALAVERP; translated from the coding sequence ATGACCGATGTTGTGATCGTATCGGCGGTACGCACCGCCGTGGGCAAGTTTGGTGGCTCGCTGGCGAAGATTGCTGCGCCTGAGCTTGGCGCGGCCGTTATCCGCGAAGCGCTGGCACGCGCCAAGGTTGCGCCGGACCAGGTGAGCGAAGTCATCATGGGCCAGGTGCTGACGGCAGGTTCGGGGCAGAACCCGGCGCGCCAGGCCGTCATCAAGGCTGGGCTGCCGAACATGGTGCCGGGCCTGACCATCAACAAGGTGTGCGGCTCCGGCCTGAAGGCCGTGATGCTGGCCGCCAACGCCATCATCGCGGGCGATGCCGAGATCGTCGTGGCTGGCGGCCAGGAAAACATGTCCGCCGCGCCGCACGTCCTGCCGGGCTCGCGCGACGGTTTCCGCATGGGCGATGCCAAGCTGATCGACTCGATGATTGTGGATGGGCTATGGGACGTCTACAACCAGTACCACATGGGCATCACGGCCGAGAACGTTGCCAAGGAATACGGCATCACGCGTGAAGCGCAGGACGAGTTTGCCGTGGCGTCGCAGAACAAAGCGGAAGCCGCGCAGAAGTCGGGCCGGTTCAATGACGAGATCGTTCCGATCCTGATCCCGCAGCGCAAGGGCGATCCGATTGCCTTTGCGCAGGATGAATTCGTTCGCCATGGCGCCACGCTCGAGTCGATGGCTGGCCTGAAACCCGCCTTTGACAAGGCCGGCACAGTGACGGCGGCCAACGCCTCTGGTCTGAACGATGGCGCCGCCGCTGTCGTGGTGATGTCGGCCGCCAAGGCCAAGGAGCTGGGCTTGACACCGCTGGCAACGATCCGTGCATATGCGAGCGCAGGCCTGGACCCGAAGGTCATGGGCATGGGGCCGGTGCCGGCATCGAAGCGCTGCCTGTCGCGCGCCGGTTGGTCGGTGGGCGATCTGGACCTGATGGAGATCAACGAGGCGTTCGCCGCTCAGGCGCTGGCCGTGCATCAACAGATGGGCTGGGATACGTCCAAGATCAACGTCAATGGTGGTGCGATTGCGATCGGTCACCCGATCGGCGCCTCGGGCTGCCGCATCCTGGTCACGCTGCTGCACGAAATGCAGAAGCGCGATGCGAAGAAGGGCCTGGCCTCGCTGTGTATCGGCGGCGGCATGGGCGTGGCGCTGGCAGTTGAGCGTCCGTAA
- a CDS encoding RluA family pseudouridine synthase, with the protein MKNRIKHYSPSPVSDDALADVSLTAPETEDALDDEALDLPAAGAGQAAEPIIIEIPETMHGERLDKALAKLLPDYSRSRLQQWIDAGAVRLRGEVVRPRAAISGGDRIEVVPQRAADENAFVAEPIDLDVVYEDDTLLVINKPAGLVVHPAAGNWSGTVLNGLLHRYPDAVELPRAGIVHRLDKDTSGLMVVARTLPAQTDLVRQLQARTVKRTYLALVWGETPEEATIDAPIGRDPRDRTRMAIIETASGKPARTHFKTLDVVDLGRAQVSLVRCQLETGRTHQIRVHFESEGHPLLGDPVYTRNFRRGQPQTIKAQLPVPFTRQALHAVRLGLVHPASGKSVHWEAGVPDDFADLLEALDLDPDADVN; encoded by the coding sequence ATGAAAAATCGCATCAAGCATTATAGCCCAAGCCCTGTGTCAGACGACGCACTGGCTGACGTTTCCCTCACTGCGCCGGAGACGGAAGACGCCCTCGATGATGAGGCGCTCGATTTGCCTGCCGCCGGTGCGGGCCAGGCAGCCGAGCCGATCATCATAGAGATTCCGGAAACCATGCACGGCGAACGCCTGGATAAGGCGCTTGCCAAGCTGCTGCCCGACTATTCGCGCAGCCGCCTCCAGCAATGGATTGATGCCGGCGCGGTGCGCCTGCGTGGTGAGGTGGTGCGCCCGCGTGCGGCGATCTCCGGCGGTGACCGCATCGAAGTCGTCCCGCAACGCGCGGCCGACGAAAACGCCTTCGTCGCCGAGCCCATCGACCTGGATGTGGTGTACGAAGACGACACGCTGCTCGTCATCAACAAGCCTGCCGGGCTGGTGGTGCATCCCGCCGCGGGCAACTGGAGCGGCACCGTACTCAACGGCCTGCTGCACCGCTATCCCGACGCCGTAGAGTTGCCGCGTGCCGGCATCGTTCACCGCCTCGATAAAGACACTTCCGGCCTGATGGTGGTCGCCCGTACGCTGCCTGCGCAGACCGACCTCGTGCGCCAATTGCAGGCACGTACCGTCAAGCGGACTTATCTCGCGCTGGTGTGGGGCGAAACGCCGGAAGAAGCCACGATCGATGCTCCGATCGGCCGGGACCCGCGCGACCGCACGCGCATGGCCATCATCGAGACGGCCAGCGGCAAGCCGGCGCGGACGCATTTCAAGACGCTGGACGTGGTCGACCTCGGGCGCGCCCAGGTGTCGCTGGTGCGTTGCCAGCTTGAGACCGGCCGTACACACCAGATTCGTGTGCACTTTGAATCGGAGGGGCATCCGTTGCTTGGCGATCCGGTCTACACGCGCAACTTCCGACGTGGCCAGCCGCAGACGATCAAGGCGCAGTTGCCGGTGCCTTTTACGCGGCAGGCGCTGCATGCAGTGCGCCTGGGGCTCGTGCACCCAGCATCGGGCAAATCGGTGCACTGGGAAGCCGGCGTGCCCGACGATTTTGCCGATCTGCTGGAAGCTCTCGACCTGGACCCCGATGCCGATGTCAACTGA
- a CDS encoding tRNA dihydrouridine synthase, whose translation MSRLLLAPMEGVADYVMRDVLTRAGGYDGCVSEFVRVTGSLLPARTYERETPEIRNGGYTASGTPMTIQLLGSDPEWLARNAAYAATLTPHGIDLNFGCPAKVVNRHGGGAMLLATPEVLYDIVHAVRAAVPANISVTAKMRLGVSDTSRAIDCATALAEGGAESLVVHARTRDHGYRPPAHWDWIARIADAVSIPVTANGEVWTVADWERCRAVSGCSDVMIGRGAVSDPFLAQRIRGQMDEAPSAAEWPIVLGYLADYLKKLHARISAKHEHGRVKLWLSYLKRTWPQAAELHDAIRRLQDALEIERVIEQMQLRLGRPGAANG comes from the coding sequence ATGAGTCGGCTTTTGCTCGCCCCGATGGAGGGCGTTGCCGATTACGTCATGCGCGACGTGCTGACGCGAGCTGGCGGCTACGACGGATGCGTATCGGAGTTCGTCCGCGTGACGGGCTCGTTGCTTCCCGCGCGAACCTACGAACGTGAGACGCCCGAGATTCGCAACGGCGGCTATACGGCCAGCGGCACGCCGATGACCATCCAACTCCTCGGCAGCGATCCGGAATGGCTGGCCCGCAATGCGGCATACGCGGCAACCCTCACGCCGCATGGCATCGACCTCAACTTCGGCTGCCCCGCCAAGGTCGTGAACCGCCACGGCGGCGGTGCCATGCTGCTCGCCACGCCCGAAGTGCTGTACGACATCGTGCATGCCGTGCGGGCCGCAGTGCCGGCCAATATTTCGGTGACGGCCAAGATGCGGCTCGGTGTTTCCGATACGTCCCGCGCGATTGACTGTGCGACGGCGCTGGCGGAAGGCGGCGCCGAATCGCTCGTCGTGCATGCCCGCACGCGCGATCACGGCTACCGTCCGCCGGCCCACTGGGACTGGATCGCACGCATCGCCGACGCTGTGAGCATTCCCGTCACCGCCAACGGCGAAGTCTGGACCGTGGCCGACTGGGAGCGCTGCCGCGCCGTCAGCGGCTGTAGTGACGTGATGATCGGCCGTGGCGCCGTGTCCGACCCGTTCCTGGCCCAGCGCATCCGCGGCCAGATGGACGAGGCGCCGTCCGCGGCGGAGTGGCCGATCGTGCTCGGCTATCTCGCCGATTACCTGAAGAAGCTGCATGCGCGCATCTCAGCCAAGCACGAGCATGGCCGCGTCAAACTGTGGCTGAGCTATCTGAAGCGGACGTGGCCGCAGGCCGCAGAGCTGCATGATGCCATTCGCAGGCTGCAGGACGCGCTGGAAATCGAGCGCGTGATTGAACAGATGCAGCTTCGGCTTGGCCGCCCAGGCGCGGCGAACGGTTAA
- the pgeF gene encoding peptidoglycan editing factor PgeF has protein sequence MPMSTDWIVPDWPAHPRVKALATTRLGGVSTGPYGLAGGLPGGLNLGQHVGDAPEAVDQNRRILRAALPADPTWMEQVHGTDVADLDQLVGTSAPVVADAAVASWRDRVCVVMTADCLPVLLSDARGVTVGAAHAGWRGLCGGVIERTLDAMMQRLRASGQEADPTWLAWLGPAIGPSCFEVGEEVRQAFIDAVRPGELPATEAAFREGVSAGKFFADLYALARLRLARVGCTDVYGGGLCTMMDAERFYSYRRERITGRMATLIWRAE, from the coding sequence ATGCCGATGTCAACTGACTGGATCGTCCCCGACTGGCCTGCGCATCCTCGCGTCAAGGCGCTGGCCACGACGCGCCTGGGTGGCGTCAGTACAGGACCTTACGGTTTGGCCGGCGGTTTGCCGGGTGGCCTGAACCTCGGCCAGCACGTCGGTGACGCGCCCGAAGCCGTTGATCAGAATCGCCGCATCTTGCGTGCAGCGCTACCCGCCGATCCAACATGGATGGAACAGGTGCACGGCACCGATGTGGCTGATCTTGATCAACTCGTTGGTACGTCAGCGCCTGTGGTCGCCGATGCGGCGGTGGCGTCCTGGCGGGATCGCGTCTGCGTAGTCATGACGGCCGATTGCCTGCCTGTCTTGCTGAGCGACGCCCGCGGCGTCACTGTGGGCGCCGCGCATGCGGGCTGGCGTGGTCTCTGTGGCGGCGTGATCGAGCGCACGCTCGACGCCATGATGCAGCGGCTGCGTGCCAGCGGCCAGGAGGCCGATCCCACGTGGCTGGCATGGCTGGGGCCCGCCATCGGACCATCATGCTTTGAAGTGGGTGAGGAAGTGCGTCAAGCCTTTATCGACGCCGTCAGGCCCGGCGAACTGCCTGCCACGGAAGCGGCGTTCCGGGAGGGCGTATCGGCTGGCAAGTTCTTTGCCGACCTGTATGCGCTGGCCCGGCTGCGGCTGGCGCGGGTTGGTTGTACCGACGTGTACGGCGGCGGCCTGTGCACGATGATGGACGCCGAGCGCTTCTATTCATACCGACGGGAGCGCATCACAGGCCGTATGGCCACGCTTATCTGGCGCGCCGAGTAA
- the phaR gene encoding polyhydroxyalkanoate synthesis repressor PhaR, producing the protein MATSKKGTERLIKKYPNRRLYDTQTSTYITLADVKQLVMETEEFRVVDAKSGEDLTRSILLQIILEEETGGVPMFSGAMLAQIIRFYGNAMQGMMGTYLEKNIQAFVDIQSKLAENSKDLYSGNTFNPDMWSQFMNMQGPMMQGMMSNYIEQSKNLFVQMQEQMQSQAKNMFGTFPFNQPPEKK; encoded by the coding sequence ATGGCCACCAGCAAGAAGGGCACCGAACGGCTGATCAAGAAATATCCCAACCGCCGGCTCTACGATACCCAGACCAGCACGTACATCACGCTGGCAGACGTCAAGCAGCTCGTGATGGAAACCGAAGAGTTTCGCGTCGTCGATGCGAAATCCGGTGAAGACCTGACCCGCAGCATCCTGCTGCAGATCATTCTGGAAGAGGAAACCGGCGGCGTGCCGATGTTCTCGGGCGCGATGCTCGCCCAGATCATCCGTTTCTACGGCAACGCCATGCAGGGCATGATGGGCACGTACCTGGAAAAGAACATCCAGGCGTTTGTCGACATCCAGAGCAAGCTGGCCGAGAACTCGAAGGACCTGTACAGTGGCAACACGTTCAACCCCGACATGTGGTCGCAGTTCATGAACATGCAGGGGCCGATGATGCAAGGCATGATGAGCAACTACATCGAGCAGAGCAAAAACCTGTTCGTGCAGATGCAGGAGCAGATGCAGAGCCAGGCCAAGAACATGTTCGGGACGTTCCCGTTCAACCAGCCGCCCGAGAAGAAGTAA
- a CDS encoding outer membrane protein assembly factor BamD has product MSVTSVKQARIVSRIGNRIRAQIGAVLMAGVACLAISACGILPEQQDETAGWSANKLYSEAKDSLDGGDYAKAVKYYEKLESRYPFGQYAQQAQIETAYANYKDGETAAALAAVDRFIQLHPNHPSVDYAYYLNGLINFNDNLGWLGRFSNQDLSERDPKAARAAYDAFKTLFTRFPNSKYTPDATQRMQYIVNAMAEHEVGAARYYYRRGAYLAAVNRAQDAIKDYDRAPAVEEALYIMMKSYEALGMKDMRDDTERIIKQNYPKSDFLAYGQRKKDKPWYQWW; this is encoded by the coding sequence ATGTCGGTCACGAGCGTAAAGCAGGCGCGTATTGTTAGTCGAATTGGCAATCGAATCCGCGCGCAAATCGGAGCAGTGTTGATGGCAGGCGTTGCATGCCTAGCTATCTCGGCCTGCGGCATCCTGCCGGAACAGCAAGACGAAACGGCTGGCTGGTCAGCCAACAAATTATATTCCGAAGCGAAGGACTCGCTCGACGGCGGCGACTACGCCAAGGCGGTCAAGTACTACGAAAAGCTCGAAAGCCGCTATCCGTTCGGCCAATATGCCCAACAGGCCCAGATCGAGACCGCCTACGCCAACTACAAGGATGGCGAGACGGCTGCCGCACTGGCCGCCGTGGACCGCTTCATCCAGTTGCACCCCAATCACCCCAGCGTCGATTACGCCTATTACCTCAACGGCCTGATCAACTTCAACGACAACCTGGGCTGGCTCGGTCGCTTCTCGAACCAGGACTTGAGCGAGCGCGACCCGAAGGCCGCACGCGCCGCGTACGATGCGTTCAAGACGCTGTTCACGCGTTTCCCGAACAGCAAGTACACGCCGGACGCCACCCAGCGCATGCAGTACATCGTGAACGCGATGGCCGAGCATGAAGTGGGCGCCGCACGCTACTACTACCGCCGCGGCGCCTACCTGGCTGCCGTCAACCGCGCGCAGGACGCCATCAAGGATTACGACCGCGCCCCGGCAGTGGAAGAAGCGCTGTACATCATGATGAAGTCGTACGAAGCGCTGGGCATGAAAGACATGCGGGACGACACCGAACGCATCATCAAGCAGAATTACCCGAAGAGCGATTTCCTCGCCTACGGCCAGCGCAAGAAAGACAAGCCCTGGTACCAATGGTGGTAA
- a CDS encoding 3-ketoacyl-ACP reductase has protein sequence MTKRIAYVTGGMGGIGTAICQRLARDGFTVVAGCGPNSPRKAKWLEQQKALGFDFVPSEGNVGDWESTKAAFDKVKAEVGEVDVLINNAGITRDVVFRKMTRADWDAVIDTNLTSLFNVTKQVIDGMADRGWGRIINISSVNGQKGQFGQTNYSTAKAGLHGFTMALAQEVATKGVTVNTVSPGYIATDMVKAIRQDVLDKIVSTIPVKRLGEPTEIASICAWLASEESGFSTGADFSLNGGLHMG, from the coding sequence ATGACCAAACGCATCGCATACGTCACCGGTGGCATGGGCGGTATCGGAACGGCGATTTGCCAGCGCTTGGCGCGCGACGGCTTCACTGTTGTCGCAGGCTGCGGCCCGAACTCGCCGCGCAAGGCGAAATGGCTGGAACAACAGAAGGCGCTTGGTTTCGATTTCGTGCCGTCCGAAGGCAACGTCGGTGACTGGGAGTCGACCAAGGCTGCGTTCGACAAGGTGAAGGCCGAAGTCGGCGAGGTGGACGTCCTGATCAACAACGCCGGCATCACGCGCGACGTGGTCTTCCGCAAGATGACCCGCGCCGACTGGGATGCGGTGATCGACACCAACCTGACGTCGCTGTTCAACGTGACGAAGCAGGTCATCGACGGCATGGCGGATCGCGGCTGGGGCCGAATCATCAACATCTCGTCGGTGAATGGCCAGAAGGGCCAGTTTGGCCAGACCAACTACTCCACCGCCAAGGCCGGCCTGCACGGCTTCACGATGGCGCTGGCGCAGGAAGTCGCGACCAAGGGCGTGACGGTCAACACGGTGTCGCCGGGCTATATTGCGACCGATATGGTGAAGGCCATTCGTCAGGATGTGCTCGACAAGATCGTCAGCACGATTCCCGTCAAGCGCTTGGGCGAACCGACCGAGATTGCCTCGATCTGCGCATGGCTGGCATCTGAAGAATCCGGCTTCTCCACCGGCGCGGACTTCTCCCTCAACGGCGGCCTGCACATGGGCTGA